In Papaver somniferum cultivar HN1 chromosome 1, ASM357369v1, whole genome shotgun sequence, a genomic segment contains:
- the LOC113336827 gene encoding major latex protein 15-like gives MAQHHTISGLVGKLVIESEVHCDADKYYKIWKHHEDVPNATPHISGVKVTEGHGTASGCIKRWNIVVAGRNEFTLEKTTYNDETRTICHSNIDGDMMKKYKKFDAILVVTSNAKGHGSIVSWTIEYEKIHEDSPVPIEYLGLFQSLIEDVNSHICTSQ, from the exons ATGGCTCAACATCATACCATTTCAGGTCTAGTTGGGAAGCTTGTGATTGAATCGGAGGTTCACTGTGATGCTGACAAATATTACAAAATCTGGAAGCACCACGAAGACGTTCCTAATGCAACCCCACATATTTCTGGCGTCAAAGTTACCGAAGGGCATGGAACTGCTTCAGGTTGTATCAAGCGATGGAACATTGTTGTTG CGGGCCGAAACGAATTTACCCTTGAGAAAACAACATACAATGATGAAACAAGGACCATATGTCACAGTAACATcgatggagacatgatgaagaaatacaagaagtttgatGCAATTCTTGTAGTTACATCTAACGCTAAGGGACATGGTAGTATTGTGAGCTGGACTATTGAATATGAGAAGATTCACGAGGATTCTCCGGTTCCAATTGAGTATCTAGGTCTCTTCCAGTCGTTAATCGAGGACGTGAACTCCcatatttgcacttctcaataa
- the LOC113336832 gene encoding major latex protein 15-like gives MSLPIYLGNNKYQLPKMTQHHSISGLVGKLVAESEVNCSADKYYEMFKQHEGIPPAIPHIYTGVNVIEGHGTTSGCIIQWNYIVESKNEFVHTKITYDDETRTIRYDVLEGQAMEKYKNFSAILIAKPKDNGHGSIVSWTIEYENINEDSPVPFHYLGFFQSIIKDLDSYICGLQ, from the exons ATGTCACTACCTATATATCTAGGCAACAATAAATATCAATTACCAAAAATGACTCAGCATCATAGCATATCAGGTCTTGTTGGGAAGCTTGTGGCTGAATCGGAGGTTAACTGCAGTGCTGACAAATACTACGAAATGTTTAAGCAACATGAAGGCATTCCTCCTGCAATCCCACATATTTATACTGGTGTCAATGTTATTGAAGGACATGGAACTACTTCGGGTTGTATCATCCAATGGAACTACATTGTTG AGAGTAAAAACGAATTTGtccacacaaaaattacatacgATGATGAAACAAGGACTATCCGTTACGATGTCTTAGAAGGACAGGCAATGGAGAAATACAAGAACTTTTCTGCAATTCTTATAGCTAAGCCAAAGGATAATGGACATGGTAGTATTGTGAGCTGGACTATCGAATATGAAAATATTAACGAGGATTCTCCAGTTCCATTTCACTATCTAGGTTTCTTCCAGTCGATAATCAAGGACTTGGACTCTTACATTTGCGGTTTACAGTAA
- the LOC113336840 gene encoding major latex protein 15-like, whose amino-acid sequence MVQHHTISGLVGKLVIESEVNCNADRYYEIWKHHEDLPNATPQISGVKVFEGHGTTSGCIKQWNYTVDMDLLRLEAKRKKYARKGKILCILEKTTYNDDMMTICHSHIEGDTMTKYKKFDGILLVKPKANGHGSTVSWTIEYEKINEVSPIPIDYLGFSQSLIEDVNSHICT is encoded by the exons ATGGTTCAACATCATACCATTTCAGGTTTAGTTGGGAAGCTTGTGATTGAATCGGAGGTTAATTGCAATGCTGACCGTTATTATGAAATTTGGAAACATCACGAAGACCTTCCTAATGCAACCCCACAAATTTCTGGCGTCAAAGTTTTCGAGGGACATGGAACTACTTCAGGCTGTATAAAGCAATGGAACTACACCGTTGATATGGATTTATTACGATtagaagcaaaaagaaaaaaatatgcaCGCA AAGGTAAAATCCTATGTATCCTTGAGAAAACAACATACAATGATGATATGATGACAATCTGTCACAGCCATATCGAAGGAGACACGATGACGAAGTACAAGAAGTTTGATGGAATTCTGCTAGTTAAACCAAAGGCTAATGGACATGGGAGTACCGTGAGCTGGACTATCGAATATGAGAAAATTAACGAGGTATCTCCGATTCCAATCGATTATCTAGGGTTTTCCCAATCATTAATCGAGGACGTGAACTCTCACATTTGCACTTAA